A genomic window from Triticum urartu cultivar G1812 chromosome 7, Tu2.1, whole genome shotgun sequence includes:
- the LOC125519146 gene encoding cadmium/zinc-transporting ATPase HMA2-like: MHRTKSHRSRGPIHPSDGFTYCDLWLHLAAVIFMSAAVAVIPVYVRARNLRHWFELALVLLVSACPCALVLSTPVATFCALLRAARTGLLIKGGDVLESLASIKVAAFDKTGTITRGEFSVEEFQTVGERVSKQQLIYWVSSIESRSSHPMASALVGYAPSNSVETKSENVAEFQIYPGEGIYGEIDGEGVYVGNKRILARASCQTVPDIVEHMKGVTIGYVACNKELIGVFSLSDSCRTGSTEAIKELRSLGIKSVMLTGDSTAAATHAQNQLGNILAEVHAELLPEDKVRIVDELKARDGPTLMISDGMNDAPALAKADVGVSMGVSGSAVAMETSHITLMSNDIRRIPKAIKLVRRTHRTIVVNIVFSVTTKLAIVALAFAGHPLIWAAVLADVGTCLLVIMYSMLLLREKGSGKVAKKCCASSHSKKHEHSTSHHHCSNGHQHEHVSAGKHSCHDHHHEHDHHKEPSNLHSTDKHGCHDHHHEHDHHKEPSNLHSTDKHGCHDHGHGHSHCKEPSSH, encoded by the exons ATGCATAGGACCAAATCCCATAGGTCTCGGGGTCCCATCCACCCTTCTGATGGTTTTACTTACTGTGATCTTTGGTTGCACCTCGCAGCTGTTATTTTCATGTCTGCAGCAGTGGCAGTGATCCCTGTGTATGTCAGAGCACGCAACCTAAGACACTGGTTTGAACTGGCCCTAGTTCTCCTGGTGAGTGCTTGTCCATGTGCTCTGGTGCTGTCGACACCTGTGGCAACCTTCTGCGCGCTACTGAGGGCCGCGAGGACCGGGCTCCTCATCAAAGGAGGGGATGTCCTTGAGTCCTTGGCCAGTATCAAAGTTGCTGCCTTCGACAAGACTGGTACAATCACTAGAGGCGAGTTCTCTGTCGAGGAGTTTCAGACAGTTGGTGAGCGTGTTTCGAAGCAACAACTTATTTACTG GGTTTCAAGCATCGAGAGCAGGTCGAGCCACCCAATGGCATCTGCTCTTGTTGGTTATGCTCCATCAAACTCTGTAGAGACAAAATCAGAAAATGTTGCTGAGTTTCAAATCTATCCTGGCGAGGGGATTTACGGTGAAATTGATGGAGAGGGCGTATATGTTGGGAACAAAAGGATCTTGGCAAGGGCATCGTGTCAAACAG TTCCAGACATAGTAGAACACATGAAAGGAGTTACCATCGGATACGTGGCCTGCAACAAGGAATTGATTGGGGTATTCAGCCTATCGGATTCATGCCGAACTGGGTCAACCGAGGCCATCAAGGAGTTGAGATCATTGGGCATAAAGTCAGTGATGCTTACTGGCGATAGTACTGCCGCTGCCACACATGCGCAAAACCAG CTGGGGAACATACTAGCCGAGGTTCATGCTGAACTTCTGCCAGAAGACAAAGTGAGAATTGTTGATGAACTGAAGGCAAGAGATGGCCCTACACTGATGATTAGCGACGGCATGAATGATGCCCCAGCACTGGCTAAGGCTGATGTTGGAGTCTCCATGGGTGTGTCCGGTTCAGCCGTCGCAATGGAGACGAGTCACATTACTCTGATGTCGAATGACATCCGCAGGATCCCAAAGGCTATCAAGCTGGTCAGGAGGACACACCGGACCATCGTCGTGAACATTGTCTTCTCGGTGACTACGAAGCTTGCAATTGTTGCACTTGCGTTTGCCGGGCATCCGCTTATTTGGGCAGCAGTCCTTGCTGATGTTGGCACATGCTTGTTGGTGATCATGTACAGCATGCTGCTACTGAGGGAGAAAGGCAGTGGAAAGGTGGCGAAGAAATGCTGTGCTTCTTCTCACTCAAAAAAGCATGAGCATAGTACTTCCCACCACCACTGCTCCAATGGTCATCAGCATGAGCATGTATCTGCAGGCAAGCATTCTTGCCATGATCATCACCATGAGCATGATCACCACAAAGAGCCTAGCAACCTGCATTCCACAGACAAGCATGGCTGCCATGATCATCACCATGAGCATGATCACCATAAAGAGCCGAGCAACCTGCATTCCACAGACAAGCATGGCTGCCATGATCATGGCCATGGCCATAGCCACTGCAAAGAGCCGAGCAGCCATTAG